The following proteins are encoded in a genomic region of Chiroxiphia lanceolata isolate bChiLan1 chromosome 18, bChiLan1.pri, whole genome shotgun sequence:
- the PISD gene encoding phosphatidylserine decarboxylase proenzyme, mitochondrial isoform X2 — protein MMCQSNTLQGPDLHTGKWLRSGNGGSSSCAGDQHPQLESPGPTGSAGGTPSRRTRFRLQFPQLALRRRLGQLSCMSRPALKLRSWPLTILYYLLPFGALKPLTRVGWRPMSRVALYKSVPTRLLSRAWGRLNQVELPTWLRKPVYSLYIWTFGVNMKEAAVEDLHHYRNLSEFFRRKLKPQARPVCGVHSVISPSDGKILNFGQVKNCEVEQVKGVTYSLESFLGPRVSTEELHFSQAPPGNSFQQQLVTKEGNELYHCVIYLAPGDYHCFHSPTDWTVSHRRHFPGSLMSVNPGVARWIKELFCHNERVVLTGDWKHGFFSLTAVGATNVGSIRIYFDQDLHTNSPSYSKGSYNDFSFISNNNKEGIPMRKGEHLGEFNLGSTIVLIFEAPKDFKFNLKAGQKIRFGEALGSL, from the exons ATGATGTGTCAGTCAAACACCCTGCAGGGACCAGATCTGCACACAGGGAAATG GCTGCGTTCAGGGAacggcggcagcagcagctgtgccgGGGACCAGCACCCACAGCTGGAGAGCCCAGGCCCGACTGGCTCTGCCGGTGGGACACCAAGTAGGAGAACTCGTTTCAG GTTGCAATTCCCCCAGCTGGCCCTGAGGCGGAGGTTGGGCCAGCTGAGCTGTATGTCTAGGCCTGCTCTGAAACTCCGTTCTTGGCCTCTGACTATTCTCTATTACCTTCTGCCTTTCGGTGCCCTTAAACCCCTGACCAGAGTGGGATGGAGGCCCATGAGCAGG GTTGCCCTGTACAAGTCGGTACCAACTCGGCTGCTCTCGCGGGCCTGGGGTCGCCTGAACCAGGTGGAGTTGCCCACGTGGCTCCGTAAGCCCGTGTACAGCCTGTACATCTGGACCTTCGGGGTGAACATGAAGGAGGCGGCTGTGGAGGATCTGCACCACTACAGGAACCTCAGCGAGTTCTTCCGCAGGAAGCTGAAGCCGCAAGCGCGGCCGGTGTGCGGCGTGCACAGCGTG ATTAGTCCCTCTGATGGAAAGATCCTGAATTTCGGGCAGGTAAAAAACTGTGAAGTGGAGCAAGTAAAAGGGGTCACTTATTCTCTGGAGTCTTTCTTGGGACCTCGTGTCTCGACAGAGGAACTGCATTTTAGTCAGG CCCCACCTGGTAACTCTTTTCAGCAACAACTGGTCACCAAAGAGGGGAATGAGCTGTACCACTGTGTGATCTACCTTGCTCCAGGGGACTATCACTGCTTCCACTCGCCCACCGACTGGACAGTGTCGCACCGACGGCATTTCCCAG GCTCTCTGATGTCTGTGAATCCCGGAGTTGCTCGCTGGATCAAGGAGCTGTTCTGCCACAACGAGCGGGTTGTCCTTACAGGTGACTGGAAGCACGGCTTCTTCTCACTGACAGCTGTAGGGGCGACAAACGTGGGCTCCATCCGCATCTACTTCGACCAG GACTTGCACACCAACAGTCCAAGTTACTCTAAAGGTTCCTACAATGACTTCAGCTTCATATCCAACAACAACAAGGAGGGAATCCCCATGAGGAAAGGGGAACATTTAGGGGAATTTAATTTAGGCTCCACAATTGTCCTAATCTTTGAGGCACCCAAGGACTTCAAATTCAACCTCAAAGCCGGACAGAAAATCCGCTTTGGAGAAGCACTGGGCTCTCTATAG
- the PISD gene encoding phosphatidylserine decarboxylase proenzyme, mitochondrial isoform X4, which translates to MMCQSNTLQGPDLHTGKWLQFPQLALRRRLGQLSCMSRPALKLRSWPLTILYYLLPFGALKPLTRVGWRPMSRVALYKSVPTRLLSRAWGRLNQVELPTWLRKPVYSLYIWTFGVNMKEAAVEDLHHYRNLSEFFRRKLKPQARPVCGVHSVISPSDGKILNFGQVKNCEVEQVKGVTYSLESFLGPRVSTEELHFSQAPPGNSFQQQLVTKEGNELYHCVIYLAPGDYHCFHSPTDWTVSHRRHFPGSLMSVNPGVARWIKELFCHNERVVLTGDWKHGFFSLTAVGATNVGSIRIYFDQDLHTNSPSYSKGSYNDFSFISNNNKEGIPMRKGEHLGEFNLGSTIVLIFEAPKDFKFNLKAGQKIRFGEALGSL; encoded by the exons ATGATGTGTCAGTCAAACACCCTGCAGGGACCAGATCTGCACACAGGGAAATG GTTGCAATTCCCCCAGCTGGCCCTGAGGCGGAGGTTGGGCCAGCTGAGCTGTATGTCTAGGCCTGCTCTGAAACTCCGTTCTTGGCCTCTGACTATTCTCTATTACCTTCTGCCTTTCGGTGCCCTTAAACCCCTGACCAGAGTGGGATGGAGGCCCATGAGCAGG GTTGCCCTGTACAAGTCGGTACCAACTCGGCTGCTCTCGCGGGCCTGGGGTCGCCTGAACCAGGTGGAGTTGCCCACGTGGCTCCGTAAGCCCGTGTACAGCCTGTACATCTGGACCTTCGGGGTGAACATGAAGGAGGCGGCTGTGGAGGATCTGCACCACTACAGGAACCTCAGCGAGTTCTTCCGCAGGAAGCTGAAGCCGCAAGCGCGGCCGGTGTGCGGCGTGCACAGCGTG ATTAGTCCCTCTGATGGAAAGATCCTGAATTTCGGGCAGGTAAAAAACTGTGAAGTGGAGCAAGTAAAAGGGGTCACTTATTCTCTGGAGTCTTTCTTGGGACCTCGTGTCTCGACAGAGGAACTGCATTTTAGTCAGG CCCCACCTGGTAACTCTTTTCAGCAACAACTGGTCACCAAAGAGGGGAATGAGCTGTACCACTGTGTGATCTACCTTGCTCCAGGGGACTATCACTGCTTCCACTCGCCCACCGACTGGACAGTGTCGCACCGACGGCATTTCCCAG GCTCTCTGATGTCTGTGAATCCCGGAGTTGCTCGCTGGATCAAGGAGCTGTTCTGCCACAACGAGCGGGTTGTCCTTACAGGTGACTGGAAGCACGGCTTCTTCTCACTGACAGCTGTAGGGGCGACAAACGTGGGCTCCATCCGCATCTACTTCGACCAG GACTTGCACACCAACAGTCCAAGTTACTCTAAAGGTTCCTACAATGACTTCAGCTTCATATCCAACAACAACAAGGAGGGAATCCCCATGAGGAAAGGGGAACATTTAGGGGAATTTAATTTAGGCTCCACAATTGTCCTAATCTTTGAGGCACCCAAGGACTTCAAATTCAACCTCAAAGCCGGACAGAAAATCCGCTTTGGAGAAGCACTGGGCTCTCTATAG
- the PISD gene encoding phosphatidylserine decarboxylase proenzyme, mitochondrial isoform X1, with amino-acid sequence MVRCYKALSNPPPSCYNLHKVKIHVRRLRSGNGGSSSCAGDQHPQLESPGPTGSAGGTPSRRTRFRLQFPQLALRRRLGQLSCMSRPALKLRSWPLTILYYLLPFGALKPLTRVGWRPMSRVALYKSVPTRLLSRAWGRLNQVELPTWLRKPVYSLYIWTFGVNMKEAAVEDLHHYRNLSEFFRRKLKPQARPVCGVHSVISPSDGKILNFGQVKNCEVEQVKGVTYSLESFLGPRVSTEELHFSQAPPGNSFQQQLVTKEGNELYHCVIYLAPGDYHCFHSPTDWTVSHRRHFPGSLMSVNPGVARWIKELFCHNERVVLTGDWKHGFFSLTAVGATNVGSIRIYFDQDLHTNSPSYSKGSYNDFSFISNNNKEGIPMRKGEHLGEFNLGSTIVLIFEAPKDFKFNLKAGQKIRFGEALGSL; translated from the exons ATGGTGAGATGCTATAAAGCTTTATCTAACCCTCCACCCTCTTGCTACAACCTCCACAAAGTTAAAATCCATGTCCGGAGGCTGCGTTCAGGGAacggcggcagcagcagctgtgccgGGGACCAGCACCCACAGCTGGAGAGCCCAGGCCCGACTGGCTCTGCCGGTGGGACACCAAGTAGGAGAACTCGTTTCAG GTTGCAATTCCCCCAGCTGGCCCTGAGGCGGAGGTTGGGCCAGCTGAGCTGTATGTCTAGGCCTGCTCTGAAACTCCGTTCTTGGCCTCTGACTATTCTCTATTACCTTCTGCCTTTCGGTGCCCTTAAACCCCTGACCAGAGTGGGATGGAGGCCCATGAGCAGG GTTGCCCTGTACAAGTCGGTACCAACTCGGCTGCTCTCGCGGGCCTGGGGTCGCCTGAACCAGGTGGAGTTGCCCACGTGGCTCCGTAAGCCCGTGTACAGCCTGTACATCTGGACCTTCGGGGTGAACATGAAGGAGGCGGCTGTGGAGGATCTGCACCACTACAGGAACCTCAGCGAGTTCTTCCGCAGGAAGCTGAAGCCGCAAGCGCGGCCGGTGTGCGGCGTGCACAGCGTG ATTAGTCCCTCTGATGGAAAGATCCTGAATTTCGGGCAGGTAAAAAACTGTGAAGTGGAGCAAGTAAAAGGGGTCACTTATTCTCTGGAGTCTTTCTTGGGACCTCGTGTCTCGACAGAGGAACTGCATTTTAGTCAGG CCCCACCTGGTAACTCTTTTCAGCAACAACTGGTCACCAAAGAGGGGAATGAGCTGTACCACTGTGTGATCTACCTTGCTCCAGGGGACTATCACTGCTTCCACTCGCCCACCGACTGGACAGTGTCGCACCGACGGCATTTCCCAG GCTCTCTGATGTCTGTGAATCCCGGAGTTGCTCGCTGGATCAAGGAGCTGTTCTGCCACAACGAGCGGGTTGTCCTTACAGGTGACTGGAAGCACGGCTTCTTCTCACTGACAGCTGTAGGGGCGACAAACGTGGGCTCCATCCGCATCTACTTCGACCAG GACTTGCACACCAACAGTCCAAGTTACTCTAAAGGTTCCTACAATGACTTCAGCTTCATATCCAACAACAACAAGGAGGGAATCCCCATGAGGAAAGGGGAACATTTAGGGGAATTTAATTTAGGCTCCACAATTGTCCTAATCTTTGAGGCACCCAAGGACTTCAAATTCAACCTCAAAGCCGGACAGAAAATCCGCTTTGGAGAAGCACTGGGCTCTCTATAG